CAGGGTTGAGAAGGTACAAGTGcgttccctctcccacccaagaGACAGGTGGTCCCCTCAGTCTGTCTATCCTTCCCAGTCGGAGCATTATCTGAGCAAGGCAGACACAAAAAGCTCCCAGCACAACCTTGGAAGGGAGCAAGTGAAGAAACAAAAGCCCCGTCCCTTCTCACCGCTGACTAAGTATCCGATGGCCTTGGATTTGGTCTCCTCGCTCAGCTGCCCCGTCTTATTCAGATAGTCCAGGACGTAGATGTTGGGGGCAAACAGGACCATGTTCTGCTCCCCGCAGCCGAAGGGcatctggaggagctgctgcaggttCTGCATGGCTGTGCCCAGGATATCGCCTGGGGATGGAGATACAGGGAGTCAGTGTGGCCCAGAGCCGGCCTGCGGAGGCAGAGTGCACCACAGAGCAAGGATGCTACTGTGAGACATCCATAACAGGCTTGTGAGATCACAGGCAataggagggaaagagagagagatacacagaGAAAGAAGGAGACAGAGAAGGGACACATGAAAGGCAAAGTGAAGGGCGTGCTGCTGGAAGGACAGATGGAAGCACTAGGCTGGACGAATTGCTAGAGTCGTAGGCCCAGAGGCAGagacaggggaaggagagagaaaaaggggtGAAGTGCTAGCAAGAGACTGCAGCAGTGGGTAGCTGGGGGATAAATGGAGGGGCTGT
The genomic region above belongs to Chrysemys picta bellii isolate R12L10 unplaced genomic scaffold, ASM1138683v2 scaf3670, whole genome shotgun sequence and contains:
- the LOC135980499 gene encoding pregnancy zone protein-like, whose amino-acid sequence is MSLKLPENVVQGSARAYFSVLGDILGTAMQNLQQLLQMPFGCGEQNMVLFAPNIYVLDYLNKTGQLSEETKSKAIGYLVSGEKGRGFCFFTCSLPRLCWELFVSALLR